In the genome of Raphanus sativus cultivar WK10039 chromosome 4, ASM80110v3, whole genome shotgun sequence, one region contains:
- the LOC108852964 gene encoding uncharacterized protein LOC108852964: MHPKETNVQENSKESSPKMEIDSCSLKAVSSSPSEKIHLRPMTLSDIDDFMVWESDINVTRFCTWEPYTSREAGIACINNFVLPHPWLRAICLDDDRAIGSITVTPVDSIRGEIGYVIGSKYWGKGIATEAVRLVAAEIFKEKPEMKRLEALVDVDNVGSQKVLEKVGFVREGVMRKFMCLKGNLRDMVMFSLLPSDSLL; this comes from the coding sequence ATGCATCCAAAGGAAACAAACGTCCAAGAAAACTCAAAAGAATCATCACCCAAGATGGAGATTGACTCATGCTCTCTCAAAGCCGTGAGCTCCTCACCGTCCGAGAAAATCCATCTCCGACCAATGACTCTCTCCGACATAGACGACTTCATGGTCTGGGAATCTGACATAAACGTCACACGCTTTTGCACGTGGGAACCTTACACGAGCCGAGAAGCCGGCATAGCTTGCATAAACAACTTCGTTTTGCCACACCCTTGGCTCCGAGCTATCTGCTTAGATGATGACCGCGCCATCGGCTCGATAACGGTCACACCCGTCGATAGTATCAGAGGAGAGATCGGTTACGTTATCGGAAGCAAGTATTGGGGGAAAGGGATAGCGACGGAGGCGGTGAGGCTTGTGGCGGCGGAGATATTCAAGGAGAAACCGGAGATGAAGAGGCTTGAGGCTCTTGTCGATGTAGATAACGTCGGATCGCAAAAGGTTCTTGAAAAAGTTGGGTTTGTGAGAGAAGGTGTGATGAGGAAGTTCATGTGTCTTAAAGGAAACCTAAGAGATATGGTCATGTTTAGTTTGTTGCCTTCTGATTCTCTGCTCTGA
- the LOC108852228 gene encoding uncharacterized protein LOC108852228 — MPSTETNVQENSKQSSPEMEIDSCSLKAVSSSPSEKIHLRPMTLSDIDDFMVWATDINVTRFCTWEPYTSREAGIAFINNFVLPHPWLRAICLDDDRAIGSISVTPVDNIRGEIGYVIGSRYWGKGIATEAVRLVAAEIFKEKPEMERLEALVDVDNVGSQKVLEKVGFVREGVMRKFMCLKGNVRDMVMFSLLPSDSLL; from the coding sequence ATGCCTTCAACGGAAACAAACGTCcaagaaaactcaaaacaatcATCACCCGAGATGGAGATCGACTCATGCTCTCTCAAAGCCGTGAGTTCCTCACCGTCCGAGAAAATCCATCTCCGACCAATGACTCTCTCCGACATAGACGACTTCATGGTCTGGGCAACTGACATAAACGTCACACGCTTTTGCACGTGGGAGCCTTACACGAGCCGAGAAGCCGGCATAGCTTTCATAAACAACTTCGTTTTGCCACACCCTTGGCTCCGAGCTATCTGCTTAGATGATGACCGCGCCATCGGCTCGATCTCGGTCACGCCCGTAGATAATATCAGAGGAGAGATCGGTTATGTTATCGGAAGCAGGTATTGGGGGAAAGGGATAGCGACGGAGGCGGTGAGGCTTGTGGCGGCGGAGATATTCAAGGAGAAACCGGAGATGGAGAGGCTTGAGGCTCTTGTCGATGTAGATAACGTCGGGTCTCAAAAGGTTCTTGAAAAAGTTGGGTTTGTGAGAGAAGGTGTGATGAGGAAGTTCATGTGTCTTAAAGGAAACGTAAGAGATATGGTCATGTTTAGTTTGTTGCCTTCTGATTCTCTGCTCTGA
- the LOC108852899 gene encoding F-box protein DOR-like codes for MQPPRSKGGAPTTYRGVTRSMTRRQQRNSLPLPEDLAMEIFSRLPPKSISRFRCASKLFSSMLRSQYFTDSFLTRSCARPRLLFACEDHGEFIFISSPQPENPEENSHVVASNPLACFPRSNGFYGCTNGFFCYEPDLFFKGLKKPVRVPVICNPSTGQSLTTPRLISKKRYGVKSYLGYEPMKKEFKVLSMTKSFVSDEWNSMEHQVLTLGTEKLTWRLVECCIPHVHSCKWICISGVLYYAARAVGSYENAMVVCFDLRSEKFSSVKFGKAMPGSTTLVNYDGKLGLLMSGDSHDNVTRATSSLELWVLVDAAKDEWSNHVYVLPPSWGEVVVAEMTMCIAGMVGTNEIVLSPRYQRVPYYVIYFNVERKTITQVGIQGLEAFQGKSFDTYVNYVENVKFL; via the coding sequence ATGCAACCACCGCGCTCGAAGGGTGGTGCTCCAACCACTTATCGAGGCGTTACAAGATCGATGACCAGACGTCAACAACGCAACTCACTGCCGCTACCTGAAGACCTCGCTATGGAGATATTCTCGAGGCTGCCGCCGAAGTCGATATCGAGATTTCGCTGCGCATCCAAGCTCTTCTCCTCCATGCTTCGCAGCCAATACTTCACAGACTCCTTCTTGACCAGATCTTGCGCTCGCCCTCGGCTCCTTTTCGCATGCGAAGATCACGGAGAGTTTATCTTCATCTCGTCCCCTCAGCCCGAAAATCCCGAAGAGAACTCGCACGTTGTAGCCTCAAACCCTCTTGCGTGTTTCCCACGTTCCAATGGATTCTACGGTTGTACCAACGGCTTCTTCTGTTATGAACCTGACCTGTTCTTTAAGGGGCTGAAAAAGCCAGTGCGTGTTCCGGTGATATGTAACCCCAGCACGGGACAGTCCTTGACCACGCCTAGGTTGATCTCGAAAAAGAGGTATGGAGTGAAAAGCTATCTTGGATATGAGCCCATGAAGAAAGAGTTCAAGGTGTTGTCGATGACTAAGTCGTTTGTGAGTGATGAGTGGAACTCAATGGAGCACCAGGTTCTGACATTAGGAACAGAGAAACTGACATGGAGGTTGGTCGAGTGTTGCATACCACATGTGCATTCTTGTAAGTGGATATGCATCAGCGGTGTTCTCTACTACGCAGCTAGAGCAGTCGGATCTTATGAGAATGCTATGGTAGTTTGTTTTGATCTGAGGTCTGAGAAGTTCAGCTCTGTCAAGTTCGGTAAAGCAATGCCTGGTTCAACAACTCTGGTAAACTACGATGGGAAACTAGGTTTGCTTATGTCTGGAGATTCTCATGATAATGTTACTCGAGCAACTTCAAGTCTTGAGCTGTGGGTTCTGGTTGACGCTGCAAAAGACGAGTGGTCCAATCATGTATACGTGTTACCACCTTCCTGGGGGGAGGTTGTGGTTGCAGAGATGACCATGTGCATTGCTGGAATGGTTGGTACCAATGAGATCGTCTTGTCCCCGCGTTACCAAAGAGTACCTTACTATGTCATCTACTTCAACGTGGAAAGAAAGACCATCACACAAGTTGGAATCCAAGGACTGGAAGCGTTTCAGGGTAAGAGTTTCGACACCTATGTCAACTATGTTGAGAATGTGAAGTTTCTTTAA
- the LOC108851498 gene encoding 40S ribosomal protein S12-1, with translation MSGDEAAPAVVPPVAEPSAIPEDMDLLTALELTLRKARAHGGVVRGLHECAKLIEKRSAQLCVLAEDCNQPDYVKLVKALCADHSINLLTVPSAKTLGEWAGLCKIDSEGNARKVVGCSCLVVKDYGEDTTALNIVKKHIESN, from the exons ATGTCTGG TGATGAAGCTGCTCCCGCCGTTGTTCCCCCCGTTGCTGAGCCCTCTGCGATACCAGAGGACATGGATCTCTTGACCGCATTGGAGCTGACGCTAAGGAAGGCACGTGCTCACGGTGGTGTGGTCCGTGGTCTCCATGAGTGCGCTAAGCTAATTGAGAAGCGGTCTGCTCAGCTCTGTGTCTTGGCTGAAGACTGCAACCAGCCTGATTACGTGAAGCTTGTTAAAGCTCTCTGCGCTGATCACAGCATCAACTTGCTTACGGTTCCTAGTGCTAAGACTCTCGGTGAATGGGCTGGT CTTTGCAAGATTGATTCAGAGGGTAATGCGAGGAAGGTTGTTGGATGCTCGTGCCTTGTTGTCAAG GACTATGGTGAAGATACTACTGCACTCAACATTGTCAAGAAGCATATTGAATCTAACTAA